The following are encoded in a window of Microbacterium sp. LWO13-1.2 genomic DNA:
- a CDS encoding transcription antitermination factor NusB, whose amino-acid sequence MSGQQRRPRHPQGQGAPGSDRRSSSRGGGQPSRTVQPSRAVQPARRVAYDVLRAVSDSDAYANLLLPSAIADAGLSTQDAALATELAYGTLRRRGMYDAIIEAAADRDTASIDPAVLDALRLAVHQLLATRVASHAAVNESVNLAADAQGRGAASFTNAVLRRIARETPGEWQERIERSARSDDERLSLRTAHPVWVIRALRRALAAEGRADELEALLEADNVSPEVTLVALPGLAEQGEPRRPYAATAFGSPGGDPHRIVAGSGGKVRVQDEGSQLVALALAAAAPIRSGERWLDLCAGPGGKTALLAAIAAQHGALLEANEIIPARAGLVRNALRPVPGDVVVDEEDGRTLARDRVGQYDRILVDAPCTGLGALRRRPEARWRKTPADVAELVPLQEELLSAAVEALAPGGIVAYVTCSPHLAETTGVVQEVLRGRADLHELDARAVLTHIAQSPIDLGTRDDQPDGGSVQLWPHRHGTDAMFLALLQRTAADPAATDPGDAAGKGE is encoded by the coding sequence ATGAGCGGCCAGCAGCGTCGTCCCCGGCACCCGCAGGGCCAGGGCGCACCCGGATCCGACCGCCGGAGTTCGAGCCGCGGTGGCGGCCAGCCGTCCCGTACGGTGCAGCCTTCCCGGGCGGTCCAGCCCGCACGCCGCGTCGCCTACGACGTGCTGCGCGCGGTCAGCGACTCCGACGCCTACGCGAACCTCCTGCTGCCGTCGGCGATCGCCGACGCAGGACTCTCGACGCAGGATGCGGCTCTCGCCACCGAACTCGCCTATGGGACGCTCCGCCGACGCGGCATGTACGACGCGATCATCGAGGCGGCAGCGGATCGCGACACCGCATCGATCGATCCGGCCGTGCTCGATGCGCTGCGACTCGCGGTGCATCAGCTCCTGGCGACGCGAGTGGCCTCGCACGCCGCTGTGAACGAGTCGGTGAATCTCGCCGCAGACGCTCAGGGCCGCGGGGCGGCGAGCTTCACGAATGCGGTGCTCCGGCGGATCGCGAGGGAGACACCGGGGGAGTGGCAGGAGCGGATCGAGCGGTCGGCGCGGTCCGACGACGAGCGACTCAGCCTCCGCACGGCGCATCCGGTGTGGGTGATCCGCGCGCTGCGCAGAGCCCTCGCCGCTGAGGGTCGCGCGGACGAACTGGAGGCGCTTCTCGAGGCCGACAACGTCTCACCCGAAGTGACGCTCGTCGCCTTGCCGGGACTGGCCGAGCAGGGGGAGCCGCGCCGCCCGTACGCCGCGACCGCCTTCGGCTCGCCCGGCGGCGATCCCCATCGGATCGTGGCCGGCTCCGGAGGCAAGGTCCGCGTCCAGGATGAGGGATCCCAGCTCGTGGCTCTCGCCCTTGCCGCGGCGGCGCCGATCCGCTCGGGGGAGCGCTGGCTCGACCTGTGCGCCGGCCCCGGTGGCAAGACCGCACTGCTGGCGGCCATCGCCGCGCAGCACGGCGCTCTTCTCGAGGCCAATGAGATCATCCCCGCGCGGGCGGGGCTCGTGCGCAACGCTCTCCGCCCTGTTCCCGGTGACGTCGTCGTGGACGAAGAGGACGGCCGCACGCTCGCTCGCGACCGTGTCGGGCAGTACGACCGCATCCTGGTCGACGCACCGTGCACGGGCCTCGGCGCCCTTCGCCGTCGGCCTGAGGCTCGCTGGCGGAAGACCCCGGCCGATGTCGCCGAGCTCGTTCCGCTGCAGGAGGAGCTCCTGTCGGCCGCTGTGGAGGCGCTCGCGCCCGGTGGCATCGTCGCCTATGTCACCTGTTCACCGCACCTCGCTGAGACCACCGGGGTCGTGCAAGAGGTGCTGCGCGGGCGCGCTGACCTCCACGAGCTCGACGCACGGGCGGTGCTGACGCACATCGCGCAATCGCCGATCGATCTCGGGACGCGCGACGACCAGCCCGATGGCGGATCCGTGCAGCTCTGGCCGCACCGCCACGGCACCGACGCGATGTTCCTCGCGCTGCTGCAGCGCACCGCGGCAGATCCGGCCGCGACAGATCCCGGCGATGCCGCCGGGAAGGGAGAATAG
- the rpe gene encoding ribulose-phosphate 3-epimerase, whose translation MPPGRENRPVDLPRAPRINPSILAADFVNMQRDLAKIATADFAHVDVMDNHFVPNLTFGTQMVERIQATSPIPLDVHLMITDPDRWAPAYAELGAASVTFHLEAAADPISLARRLRDMGARAGIAIKPGTPAEGLYDVLDEFDQILVMTVEPGFGGQGFMPETMPKLRSLADEARRRGSNVWLQVDGGISDSTIELAAASGADTFVAGSAVYGADDVEAAVTRLRDAARAASLES comes from the coding sequence ATGCCGCCGGGAAGGGAGAATAGACCCGTGGACCTTCCCCGCGCCCCGCGCATCAATCCCAGCATCCTCGCCGCCGACTTCGTCAACATGCAGCGCGATCTTGCGAAGATCGCCACCGCCGATTTCGCCCATGTCGACGTGATGGACAACCATTTCGTGCCGAACCTCACCTTCGGGACGCAGATGGTCGAGCGCATCCAGGCGACCAGCCCCATCCCGCTCGACGTCCACCTCATGATCACCGACCCCGACCGCTGGGCGCCCGCGTATGCCGAGCTGGGAGCCGCCAGCGTCACGTTCCACCTCGAAGCGGCCGCCGATCCGATCTCGCTCGCGCGGCGCCTGCGTGACATGGGTGCCCGCGCCGGAATAGCCATCAAGCCGGGCACCCCGGCCGAAGGCCTGTACGACGTACTCGATGAGTTCGACCAGATCCTCGTGATGACGGTGGAGCCCGGATTCGGCGGCCAGGGCTTCATGCCCGAGACGATGCCGAAGCTGCGCTCACTGGCCGACGAAGCACGACGGCGCGGCTCGAACGTCTGGCTGCAGGTCGACGGCGGCATCTCGGACAGCACCATCGAGCTCGCCGCCGCCAGCGGAGCCGATACGTTCGTCGCCGGCTCCGCCGTCTACGGGGCCGACGACGTGGAGGCCGCCGTCACGCGGCTCAGGGACGCCGCACGAGCCGCTAGCCTGGAATCGTGA
- a CDS encoding phosphoribosyl-ATP diphosphatase, giving the protein MKTFDELFAELSVKAETRPAGSGTVAELDGGVHTIGKKIVEEAAEVWMASEYESDEAAAEEISQLLYHVQVMMIAKGLSLQDVYRHL; this is encoded by the coding sequence GTGAAGACTTTCGACGAGCTGTTCGCCGAGCTCAGCGTCAAGGCCGAGACTCGTCCGGCAGGATCGGGCACGGTCGCCGAGCTCGACGGCGGCGTGCACACGATCGGCAAGAAGATCGTCGAAGAGGCCGCCGAAGTGTGGATGGCCTCCGAGTACGAATCCGACGAGGCAGCGGCCGAGGAGATCTCCCAACTGCTGTACCACGTGCAGGTGATGATGATCGCGAAGGGCTTGAGCCTGCAGGACGTCTACCGACATCTCTGA
- the hisG gene encoding ATP phosphoribosyltransferase, protein MLRIAVPNKGSLSETAAEMLAEAGYAGRRDAKTLHLIDAENDVEFFFLRPRDIATYVASGALDVGITGRDLLRDVPQQAREIESLGFGGSTFRFAGPPGRFHTVADLAGVRVASAYPGLVGDFLREHGVAAELVQLDGAVESAVRLGVADAVADVVSTGTTLRQAGLDIFGPVILESEAVLISRPGDAEGTETLLRRLRGVMVARRFVLIDYDLPAELVDQAVQIAPGRESPTISPLRDAAWVAVRVMVPSRGVNQVMDDLYALGARAILVTAIHAARL, encoded by the coding sequence ATGCTGCGCATTGCTGTTCCGAACAAGGGCTCGCTCTCCGAGACCGCCGCCGAGATGCTCGCGGAAGCCGGCTATGCCGGACGCCGTGACGCCAAGACCCTGCACCTGATCGACGCCGAGAACGACGTCGAGTTCTTCTTCCTTCGTCCCCGCGACATCGCCACCTACGTCGCCTCCGGTGCACTCGACGTGGGCATCACCGGCCGCGATCTGCTGCGCGATGTGCCTCAGCAGGCGAGGGAGATCGAGTCGCTCGGCTTCGGCGGCTCCACGTTCCGCTTCGCGGGTCCTCCCGGGAGATTCCACACGGTCGCAGACCTCGCAGGCGTCCGAGTCGCTTCTGCCTACCCCGGCCTCGTCGGTGATTTCCTGCGTGAGCACGGCGTTGCGGCAGAGCTCGTCCAACTCGACGGAGCCGTCGAATCCGCGGTGCGACTCGGTGTCGCGGATGCCGTCGCCGATGTCGTCTCCACCGGAACCACGCTCCGACAGGCCGGACTCGACATCTTCGGTCCGGTCATCCTGGAGTCCGAGGCGGTGCTGATCAGCCGCCCCGGCGATGCCGAGGGCACCGAGACCCTGCTGCGGCGCCTGCGCGGTGTGATGGTCGCTCGGCGCTTCGTGCTGATCGACTACGACCTCCCGGCGGAGTTGGTCGATCAGGCCGTTCAGATCGCTCCCGGCCGTGAGTCGCCGACGATCTCCCCGCTCCGCGATGCCGCCTGGGTGGCCGTGCGCGTGATGGTGCCGAGCCGCGGCGTCAATCAGGTGATGGACGATCTGTACGCACTCGGCGCTCGCGCCATCCTCGTGACCGCGATCCACGCCGCGAGGCTCTGA
- the hisF gene encoding imidazole glycerol phosphate synthase subunit HisF, with product MALASRVIPCLDVAAGRVVKGVNFENLRDMGDPVELARHYAEQGADEITFLDVTATVDARATTYDVVQRTAEQVFVPLTVGGGVRSVDDVARLLAVGADKVGVNSAAIARPGLIDEIADRFGAQVLVLSLDVKRAAGTHSGFVVTTHGGRTTTTLDAIAWAREATERGAGELLVNSIDADGTRDGFDLELVRLMREASTVPVIASGGAGKASDFAPAIKAGADAVLAASVFHTGALTVGDVKDALRAEGVLVR from the coding sequence ATGGCACTCGCCAGTCGCGTCATCCCCTGCCTCGATGTGGCCGCGGGCCGCGTCGTCAAGGGCGTGAACTTCGAGAACCTCCGTGACATGGGCGATCCCGTCGAGCTCGCTCGCCACTATGCCGAGCAGGGTGCAGACGAGATCACGTTCCTCGACGTGACCGCCACCGTCGATGCCAGGGCCACCACATACGACGTCGTGCAGCGCACGGCAGAGCAGGTGTTCGTTCCGCTCACCGTCGGCGGGGGAGTGCGCAGCGTCGACGACGTCGCCCGGCTGCTCGCGGTCGGCGCGGACAAGGTCGGCGTGAACTCCGCCGCGATCGCCCGCCCCGGACTCATCGACGAGATCGCCGACCGCTTCGGCGCGCAGGTGCTGGTGCTGTCCCTCGACGTCAAGCGCGCCGCAGGCACGCATTCGGGTTTCGTCGTCACCACCCACGGCGGGCGTACGACGACGACCCTCGACGCGATCGCCTGGGCACGGGAAGCCACCGAGCGCGGTGCGGGCGAGCTGCTGGTGAACTCGATCGATGCGGACGGCACGCGCGACGGCTTCGATCTGGAACTGGTGCGTCTGATGCGCGAAGCGTCGACGGTTCCGGTGATCGCGTCCGGCGGCGCCGGGAAGGCGTCCGATTTCGCTCCGGCGATCAAGGCGGGCGCCGATGCCGTGCTCGCCGCGAGCGTCTTCCACACCGGAGCTCTCACCGTGGGAGACGTCAAGGACGCTCTGCGGGCTGAGGGGGTGCTGGTCCGATGA
- the hisI gene encoding phosphoribosyl-AMP cyclohydrolase encodes MTELETRIAQVAWNGDGLAPVIVQQWDTREVLMLAWVDAEALRRTLTSGRVTYWSRSRQEYWRKGDTSGNIQTVHEARLDCDGDAILLLVDQTGPACHTGTRTCFDTTDLEAVPGQGGA; translated from the coding sequence ATGACGGAGTTGGAGACGCGGATCGCGCAGGTCGCCTGGAACGGCGACGGACTCGCCCCGGTGATCGTGCAGCAGTGGGACACCCGTGAGGTGCTCATGTTGGCCTGGGTGGATGCCGAGGCGCTCCGCCGCACCCTCACCTCGGGTCGCGTCACGTACTGGTCCCGCTCACGGCAGGAGTACTGGCGGAAGGGCGACACGTCCGGCAACATCCAGACCGTCCACGAGGCACGTCTGGACTGCGATGGAGATGCGATCCTGCTGCTGGTCGACCAGACCGGTCCCGCCTGCCACACGGGTACGCGAACCTGCTTCGACACCACGGACCTCGAGGCGGTTCCGGGCCAAGGCGGAGCATGA
- a CDS encoding Trp biosynthesis-associated membrane protein, giving the protein MSIARRGRSLGVSGFLLAGAVGIISSTQTWLTVERADAGAAILVPGADALPLLAPLSLAVLALGAALSIAGRIVRVVFAVVAAATAVLLGWSTIPLLVSPPLSAVAPSVTDTTGLAGSAALSDVVASITPTFWPYLVLAAWVLLFATAVLVLLTWRQWKTGGRRYRTEGAAADHGDGAVDAVDSWDELSRGTDPTR; this is encoded by the coding sequence ATGAGCATCGCACGACGCGGCCGTTCGCTCGGAGTCTCCGGCTTTCTGCTGGCCGGAGCCGTCGGCATCATCTCCTCGACCCAGACGTGGCTCACCGTCGAACGCGCCGATGCGGGCGCAGCCATCCTCGTCCCGGGCGCAGATGCGCTCCCGCTGCTCGCCCCGCTCAGTCTCGCCGTGCTCGCTCTCGGCGCTGCGCTGTCGATCGCCGGCCGGATCGTGCGTGTGGTATTCGCGGTGGTCGCTGCGGCGACTGCCGTCCTCCTGGGGTGGTCGACGATTCCGCTGCTCGTGAGCCCACCGCTCAGCGCCGTCGCCCCGAGCGTCACGGACACGACCGGACTCGCCGGGTCTGCGGCGCTGTCCGACGTCGTCGCCTCGATCACTCCGACGTTCTGGCCGTACCTCGTCCTCGCCGCCTGGGTGCTCCTGTTCGCCACCGCGGTGCTTGTTCTGCTGACCTGGCGGCAGTGGAAGACCGGAGGCCGCAGATACCGCACCGAGGGCGCCGCCGCCGATCACGGCGATGGAGCGGTGGACGCCGTCGATTCCTGGGACGAGCTGTCGCGTGGCACCGACCCGACTCGATGA
- a CDS encoding HGxxPAAW family protein has product MTNPIADPGHGHSPAAWAAVVIMLVGFTVGTVAYCLAEFSPVWVALIWVGAAIVPVGAIVGWILAKAGYGVKGPKYSPKAH; this is encoded by the coding sequence ATGACCAACCCGATCGCCGACCCCGGCCACGGACACTCGCCTGCGGCTTGGGCCGCCGTCGTGATCATGCTCGTCGGCTTCACCGTCGGCACTGTCGCGTACTGCCTGGCCGAGTTCAGCCCCGTCTGGGTCGCGCTCATCTGGGTGGGGGCTGCCATCGTCCCGGTCGGTGCGATCGTCGGCTGGATTCTCGCGAAGGCGGGTTACGGCGTGAAGGGCCCCAAGTACTCGCCGAAGGCGCACTAA
- the trpC gene encoding indole-3-glycerol phosphate synthase TrpC has translation MVLADLTAGAVADAERRALSRPLAAVEKAALARPAAKDALAALAPAEQVKVIAEVKRASPSRGALAEIPDPAHQASLYEIGGASAISVLTEERRFGGSLADLEAVTARVSVPVLRKDFIATPYQVLEARAAGADLVLLIVAGLEPAVLRDLYALIGELGMTPLVETHSADELEQAIDLGAPLIGVNARDLKTLELDRDLFGRLADRIPSTSVKIAESAVLTPDDVAHYRSAGADVVLIGEALVTGDPVATLKSFLEVKG, from the coding sequence ATGGTCCTCGCCGACCTGACGGCCGGCGCTGTCGCAGACGCCGAGCGTCGCGCCCTCTCCCGACCGCTGGCCGCTGTCGAGAAGGCGGCGCTGGCACGCCCGGCAGCGAAGGATGCTCTCGCGGCACTCGCACCCGCAGAACAGGTCAAGGTCATCGCCGAGGTCAAGCGGGCAAGTCCCTCCCGCGGTGCTCTGGCCGAGATCCCGGATCCTGCCCACCAGGCGTCTCTCTACGAGATCGGCGGCGCCTCCGCGATCAGCGTCCTCACCGAGGAGCGCAGGTTCGGCGGCAGCCTCGCCGACCTCGAAGCGGTCACCGCCCGCGTCTCCGTCCCCGTGCTCCGCAAGGACTTCATCGCGACGCCCTACCAGGTGCTCGAAGCCCGTGCCGCCGGTGCCGACCTCGTGCTGCTCATCGTCGCCGGTCTCGAGCCGGCCGTACTGCGCGATCTGTACGCGCTGATCGGCGAACTCGGCATGACGCCGCTCGTCGAGACGCACTCGGCCGATGAGCTCGAACAGGCCATCGATCTGGGTGCGCCGCTCATCGGGGTCAACGCGCGCGACCTGAAGACCCTCGAGCTCGACAGAGATCTCTTCGGGCGGCTCGCCGACCGCATCCCGAGCACATCCGTGAAGATCGCCGAATCCGCCGTGCTCACCCCCGACGATGTCGCCCACTACCGCTCGGCAGGTGCCGATGTCGTGCTCATCGGCGAGGCGCTCGTCACCGGCGATCCGGTCGCCACACTCAAGAGCTTCCTGGAGGTGAAGGGATGA
- the trpB gene encoding tryptophan synthase subunit beta, which translates to MSLRDQQGPFFGEYGGRYMPESLIAAIDELSAAYTAAVADPAFRAELASLLSSYAGRPSALTEVPRFAAHAGGARVFLKREDLNHTGSHKINNVLGQALLTKRLGKTRVIAETGAGQHGVATATAAALFGLECTIYMGEVDTERQALNVARMRLLGAEVVPVTTGSRTLKDAINDAYRDWVASVETTNYIFGTAAGPHPFPAMVRDFQKIIGEEARQQLLDEIGRLPDVVVACVGGGSNAIGMFDAFLDDEGVALYGVEAAGDGIDTAQHAASIERGRPGVLHGARTYVLQDEDGQTIESHSISAGLDYPGVGPEHSWLADIGRAEYIPATDDEAMQALRLLSRTEGIIPAIESAHALAGALRLGRELGPDAVIAVCLSGRGDKDMDTAARYFDLYDSTTEAQEGNA; encoded by the coding sequence ATGAGTCTGCGCGACCAGCAGGGACCGTTCTTCGGTGAGTACGGCGGGCGTTACATGCCCGAGTCGCTCATCGCCGCCATCGACGAACTCAGCGCCGCCTACACCGCCGCTGTCGCCGACCCGGCGTTCCGCGCCGAGCTCGCGTCGCTCCTGAGCTCGTACGCCGGCCGCCCGTCCGCGCTCACCGAGGTGCCCCGTTTCGCCGCACACGCCGGCGGGGCGCGGGTCTTCCTGAAGCGCGAAGACCTCAACCACACCGGTTCGCACAAGATCAACAACGTGCTCGGGCAGGCGCTGCTGACGAAGAGGCTCGGCAAGACCCGGGTCATCGCCGAGACCGGTGCAGGCCAGCACGGTGTGGCCACCGCAACGGCAGCCGCGTTGTTCGGGCTGGAATGCACCATCTACATGGGCGAGGTCGACACCGAGCGCCAGGCGCTCAACGTCGCCAGGATGCGGCTGCTGGGCGCGGAGGTCGTGCCCGTCACCACGGGCTCGCGCACCCTCAAAGACGCGATCAACGACGCGTACCGCGACTGGGTCGCCTCGGTGGAGACCACGAACTACATCTTCGGAACGGCCGCAGGCCCGCATCCGTTCCCCGCGATGGTCCGCGACTTCCAGAAGATCATCGGCGAAGAGGCGCGCCAGCAGCTCCTCGATGAGATCGGCCGGCTTCCGGACGTGGTCGTCGCCTGTGTCGGCGGCGGGTCGAATGCGATCGGCATGTTCGACGCGTTCCTCGACGACGAGGGCGTCGCGCTCTACGGCGTCGAGGCGGCAGGCGATGGCATCGACACCGCTCAGCACGCTGCCTCCATCGAACGCGGTCGCCCCGGCGTGCTGCACGGCGCGCGGACGTACGTGCTGCAGGACGAAGACGGCCAGACCATCGAATCGCATTCGATCTCCGCTGGACTCGATTACCCGGGGGTCGGACCGGAGCATTCCTGGCTGGCCGACATCGGCCGAGCCGAGTACATCCCGGCGACCGACGACGAAGCCATGCAGGCACTGCGCCTGCTCAGTCGCACCGAAGGGATCATCCCCGCGATCGAGTCCGCGCACGCGCTGGCCGGCGCCCTGCGACTCGGACGCGAGCTCGGTCCGGATGCCGTGATCGCGGTATGCCTCTCGGGCCGTGGCGACAAGGACATGGACACCGCCGCGCGCTACTTCGACCTCTACGATTCGACCACCGAGGCGCAGGAGGGCAACGCATGA
- the trpA gene encoding tryptophan synthase subunit alpha, giving the protein MSRVEQAIQKAHDAGRTAFIGYLPVGFPDLDTSIQAAIALAENGVDIIELGPPYSDPVMDGAIIQEATRTALAAGYRTADLFTALREITAATDVPVVVMTYWNPVLQYGVDRYADDLLAAGGAGLITPDITPESAAEWIAASERTGLDRVFLAAPTSTDERLDLVVASSTGFVYTVSTMGITGERADLDRAARTLVSRLREHGVGRACVGIGISTADQIAAVGEYADGAIVGTALVRALRDGGVPALAEVTRTLAAGAASARPAHEN; this is encoded by the coding sequence ATGAGCCGCGTGGAACAGGCGATCCAGAAGGCGCACGACGCCGGGCGGACCGCCTTCATCGGCTACCTGCCCGTCGGGTTCCCCGACCTGGACACCAGCATCCAGGCCGCCATCGCGCTCGCTGAGAACGGCGTCGACATCATCGAACTCGGCCCGCCCTACAGCGACCCGGTGATGGACGGAGCGATCATCCAGGAGGCGACCAGAACCGCTCTGGCTGCCGGATACCGCACCGCCGATCTCTTCACCGCGCTTCGCGAGATCACCGCCGCGACGGATGTCCCGGTCGTCGTGATGACGTACTGGAACCCCGTGCTCCAGTACGGCGTCGACCGTTACGCGGATGACCTGCTCGCCGCCGGCGGTGCGGGCCTCATCACGCCGGACATCACCCCCGAGTCCGCAGCGGAGTGGATCGCGGCCAGTGAGCGCACCGGCCTCGACCGTGTCTTCCTCGCGGCTCCCACCTCGACCGATGAGCGTCTCGACCTTGTCGTCGCGTCCTCGACCGGCTTCGTGTACACCGTCTCGACGATGGGCATCACCGGTGAGCGCGCCGACCTCGATCGTGCCGCGCGCACCTTGGTCTCCCGCCTCCGCGAGCACGGCGTCGGTCGCGCCTGCGTCGGCATCGGCATCTCCACGGCAGACCAGATCGCCGCTGTGGGGGAGTACGCCGACGGCGCGATCGTCGGCACCGCGCTCGTCCGCGCCCTCCGTGACGGCGGCGTTCCCGCCCTCGCCGAGGTCACCCGTACCCTGGCCGCCGGCGCTGCGTCGGCACGCCCCGCACACGAGAACTAG
- the lgt gene encoding prolipoprotein diacylglyceryl transferase — protein MSLALHSTVNGVLASIPSPPVSFIDLGPVRIHFYALCIITGIIAAVLLTNHRLTKRGAEPWVVIDISILAVPLGIIGARIFHVLTHPNDYFGEGINTWNPFEPGSVWAIWEGGIAIFGALIGGAVGAYLGCRWTGIRFWTFADALAPGLLLAQAFGRFGNWFNHELFGLPTDLPWGLEIESTNSAFPPGLPEGTLFHPTFLYEVIWNGLGVIVLLWISRKATAFQWGRLFAIYLIWYSAGRVVWESIRIDPSEIILGLRSNVAAAIIGVVVGLVILVVQTRRHPGLEPSPYMTGRGRKDLEADVVSLTNPSEFVDLSEPPSDEVTAGATATSTAPTDTEGSR, from the coding sequence ATGTCCCTCGCGCTCCACAGCACCGTCAACGGCGTGCTCGCCAGCATCCCGAGCCCCCCGGTCTCGTTCATCGACCTGGGCCCGGTCCGCATCCACTTCTACGCGCTCTGCATCATCACCGGCATCATCGCTGCGGTGCTGCTGACGAATCATCGCCTCACCAAGCGTGGCGCGGAGCCGTGGGTCGTGATCGACATCTCGATCCTCGCGGTACCGCTGGGCATCATCGGCGCCCGGATCTTCCACGTGCTCACCCACCCGAACGACTACTTCGGTGAGGGCATCAACACGTGGAATCCGTTCGAGCCCGGTTCCGTGTGGGCGATCTGGGAGGGCGGCATCGCCATCTTCGGTGCGCTCATCGGCGGTGCCGTCGGTGCATACCTCGGATGCCGGTGGACCGGCATCCGCTTCTGGACCTTCGCCGACGCGTTGGCACCGGGACTGCTGCTCGCTCAGGCCTTCGGACGCTTCGGCAACTGGTTCAACCACGAGCTGTTCGGATTGCCGACGGATCTGCCTTGGGGCCTCGAGATTGAATCCACGAACAGCGCCTTCCCCCCGGGACTGCCTGAGGGCACGCTGTTCCACCCCACTTTCCTCTACGAAGTGATCTGGAACGGTCTCGGCGTCATCGTGCTGCTCTGGATCAGCCGCAAGGCGACCGCATTCCAGTGGGGCCGGCTGTTCGCGATCTACCTGATCTGGTACAGCGCCGGCCGTGTGGTGTGGGAATCGATCCGCATCGACCCGAGCGAGATCATCCTCGGCCTGCGCAGCAATGTCGCGGCCGCCATCATCGGTGTCGTCGTCGGTCTCGTGATCCTCGTTGTACAGACTCGCCGCCACCCGGGCCTCGAGCCCTCGCCGTACATGACGGGTCGAGGCCGGAAGGATCTCGAGGCTGATGTAGTATCGCTAACGAATCCCTCCGAATTCGTGGACCTGAGTGAGCCTCCGTCCGACGAAGTCACCGCAGGAGCTACCGCCACAAGCACCGCTCCCACGGACACCGAAGGTTCCCGATAG